From a single Syntrophorhabdaceae bacterium genomic region:
- a CDS encoding glycosyl hydrolase family 28 protein, which translates to MMRCFDPRRKFIVCGLIASLFCMLSLLPLSLKAEITVYPAPAGASGNTTFTVQVRASGGAWTNLFAYDAVVDKASRSHMSLVYFDSDFTENVEVKVTKNSGTIGSAKIRPLSAGITPAVSGNTLTFTMSAPKKVSVEVDNDAYHNLFVFANGEETHPVTASGPGIYYFGPGVHYIGDGTGTLNLTGGDKVYIAGGAILYGSLLVAYASNVTIEGRGILSGSVFDHDVGDNDPKPSMITIGGSTGINVKDIIVLDTVGWTIPVFESDNVTFDNVKIIGWTVNSDGIIPQCSRNVTINDSFIRNNDDCVSIKLAYYAEGFDNTQGSHNIVIQNSTLWTDQGRAILVGPESYSVGDRTYDGITVKNVDILRVNNYNYDWSRGVLAINAGDDVTVKNVTFQDIRVDSISSVTSLFSLTMAPTPFHGSAGSLIRNISFENVSLNMANQKSNVIYGYDTGRVVDGVRFTNFKINNTCVRSAAAGGILTNSYTRNITFTCDGSGDTQAPTVPTDLKADALSSTSVGLTWTASTDNVGVRGYKIYRNDAQVGTSASTSFTDTNLTAGTTYSYSVSAYDAAGNESAKSAAVLVRPSGDTQPPTVPANLRATVSRARTATLNWTASADNVAVAGYNIYRNGIRAGTSIGTSYTSSALARGTHSYAVSAFDASNNESARSPVVYVRILR; encoded by the coding sequence ATGATGAGATGCTTTGACCCAAGAAGAAAGTTTATCGTATGTGGGCTTATAGCGAGTCTTTTTTGTATGCTTTCCCTGCTCCCTCTCTCGTTAAAGGCGGAGATCACGGTCTATCCGGCGCCGGCAGGGGCGAGTGGGAATACCACATTCACGGTGCAGGTGCGGGCGAGCGGCGGCGCCTGGACAAATCTTTTTGCCTATGATGCGGTGGTGGATAAAGCCTCGCGGTCCCACATGTCTTTGGTCTATTTCGACTCCGATTTTACTGAAAACGTGGAGGTGAAAGTGACAAAAAACTCAGGGACCATAGGATCGGCAAAAATTAGGCCCCTTTCCGCGGGCATAACGCCCGCCGTGTCCGGCAATACTCTTACTTTCACCATGTCGGCCCCGAAAAAAGTGTCAGTGGAAGTCGATAATGACGCTTATCACAATCTTTTTGTTTTTGCGAATGGAGAAGAAACACACCCCGTAACCGCTTCGGGACCGGGAATATACTACTTTGGTCCCGGTGTCCACTATATCGGGGACGGAACGGGCACGCTCAATCTCACCGGCGGTGACAAGGTGTATATTGCCGGCGGCGCGATTCTTTACGGCAGTTTGCTGGTGGCTTATGCCTCCAACGTCACGATAGAGGGCAGAGGGATTCTATCCGGCAGTGTGTTTGATCATGATGTCGGTGATAACGACCCGAAACCTTCAATGATTACTATCGGAGGGTCAACAGGCATAAATGTGAAAGATATAATCGTCCTTGATACTGTGGGATGGACTATTCCGGTGTTTGAGAGCGACAATGTGACCTTCGATAATGTCAAGATTATTGGATGGACGGTAAATTCCGATGGAATTATTCCCCAGTGTTCCCGAAATGTTACTATTAATGATAGTTTTATAAGAAACAACGATGATTGTGTCTCGATAAAACTTGCCTATTATGCGGAGGGTTTCGACAATACTCAAGGCTCACACAATATAGTCATCCAAAACTCCACCCTCTGGACTGACCAGGGCAGAGCAATTCTTGTCGGCCCCGAGTCGTATAGTGTGGGTGACCGGACATATGACGGGATAACGGTAAAGAACGTAGATATACTCCGCGTCAATAATTACAATTACGATTGGTCCCGCGGTGTCCTGGCGATCAACGCGGGAGACGATGTGACCGTAAAGAACGTAACCTTTCAGGATATTCGGGTTGACAGCATTTCCAGTGTGACGAGCCTCTTCAGCCTTACCATGGCGCCGACGCCGTTTCATGGGTCTGCCGGCAGTCTCATCCGGAATATATCCTTTGAGAACGTGTCACTCAACATGGCGAATCAGAAATCGAATGTGATCTATGGATATGATACGGGTCGCGTGGTGGACGGTGTGCGCTTCACTAATTTTAAAATCAACAACACTTGCGTGAGAAGCGCCGCGGCGGGCGGTATTCTGACGAACAGCTATACCAGGAATATCACCTTTACCTGTGACGGCTCGGGCGATACCCAGGCGCCCACGGTGCCTACAGATCTGAAAGCCGACGCCCTCTCCTCCACCAGCGTCGGACTCACCTGGACGGCCTCGACAGACAACGTGGGGGTTAGGGGATATAAAATATACAGAAATGACGCTCAGGTGGGGACCTCGGCGAGCACCTCATTTACCGATACAAACCTCACCGCCGGGACAACCTACTCTTACTCTGTGTCGGCCTACGATGCCGCGGGTAATGAATCGGCGAAGAGCGCTGCCGTGTTGGTGCGCCCGTCAGGCGATACCCAGCCTCCTACCGTGCCGGCAAACCTCAGGGCGACCGTCTCCCGGGCAAGAACCGCCACCCTCAACTGGACCGCTTCCGCCGATAACGTCGCAGTGGCGGGATATAACATCTACAGGAATGGCATAAGGGCCGGAACATCAATCGGGACGTCATACACGAGCAGCGCCCTTGCCCGCGGGACCCACAGCTACGCCGTGTCGGCTTTTGACGCAAGCAATAACGAATCCGCCAGGTCCCCTGTAGTGTATGTCCGTATTTTGCGCTAG
- a CDS encoding cobalamin-dependent protein (Presence of a B(12) (cobalamin)-binding domain implies dependence on cobalamin itself, in one of its several forms, or in some unusual lineages, dependence on a cobalamin-like analog.) produces the protein MNEKLINLMADLMEEETIALVKELIEKGENPMDILNDARSAMEVVGKRFESCEYFIPDLMMAGEILRGISDIVKPLLEKESGSAKKGKVLIGTVAGDIHDIGKDIVTFMLDVSGYDVLDIGIDVPVATFIEKIKEFNPQVVALSGFLTLAYDSMKKTVEAMEAEGIRQNMKIMIGGGQMDDEIRKYVAADAYGKDAIAAVNLCKQWIGG, from the coding sequence GTGAACGAAAAACTAATCAACCTGATGGCGGACCTGATGGAGGAAGAGACCATCGCCCTGGTAAAGGAGCTCATCGAAAAGGGTGAGAACCCCATGGACATCTTAAACGATGCCCGCTCCGCGATGGAAGTGGTGGGCAAGCGCTTTGAGAGCTGTGAATATTTCATCCCCGACCTCATGATGGCGGGGGAGATCTTAAGAGGCATTTCCGATATCGTAAAGCCTCTCCTCGAAAAGGAGAGCGGCTCCGCAAAGAAGGGTAAGGTGCTCATCGGCACCGTGGCAGGCGACATCCACGACATCGGAAAGGATATCGTCACCTTCATGCTCGACGTCTCCGGCTACGATGTCCTGGACATCGGCATCGACGTGCCGGTCGCCACCTTCATAGAAAAGATAAAAGAATTCAACCCCCAGGTAGTCGCTCTCTCCGGCTTTCTCACCCTCGCCTATGACTCGATGAAGAAAACCGTGGAGGCCATGGAAGCCGAGGGCATACGGCAGAACATGAAAATTATGATAGGGGGAGGCCAGATGGATGACGAAATACGTAAGTACGTTGCCGCAGACGCCTACGGCAAAGATGCCATCGCCGCGGTCAACCTCTGCAAGCAGTGGATCGGGGGCTGA
- a CDS encoding uroporphyrinogen decarboxylase family protein — MGTTPQELYAEREKRVLDTLALKKPDRVPILVMASWYPAKRAGMTIEEVMYDPEKLWKSQWDCMIELEPDMDQNPFGLRLLGPILETLDFRQLKWPGHGVAPNLSYQFVEGEYMKADEYDRFLEDPTDFMLRLYWPRVFGALKAFEKLPPLRNIITYAVGTPFGFGAFNAPDMREALETLMKAGERSAVIADYTRRYSEKTREAGFPLQFGAFSQAPFDILSDYFRGMKGSMLDMYRRPDKVLKACEKILPFAIEMARGGAKMSGNPRVFIPLHKGLDGFMSQDQFDRFFWPTLRELMVTLINDGLTPCPLWEGNCTSRLEAIKDIPAGKAMYAFEATDIFKAKEVLGDRICIRGNVPLSLLATGKPEDVTAYCKKLIDAVGKEGGYIMDASAGLDDAREENVAAMFKITKEYGIY, encoded by the coding sequence ATGGGCACGACACCTCAGGAGCTCTACGCAGAAAGGGAGAAGAGGGTCCTCGACACCCTTGCGCTTAAGAAGCCGGACCGGGTGCCGATCCTGGTGATGGCGAGTTGGTATCCGGCCAAGCGCGCGGGCATGACGATCGAAGAGGTAATGTATGACCCCGAAAAGCTGTGGAAGTCTCAATGGGATTGCATGATCGAGCTCGAGCCCGACATGGACCAGAACCCCTTCGGCCTGAGGCTGCTCGGTCCCATCCTCGAAACCCTTGATTTCAGGCAATTGAAGTGGCCCGGTCATGGCGTGGCCCCGAACCTCAGCTATCAGTTCGTCGAGGGAGAATACATGAAGGCCGACGAGTACGACAGGTTCCTCGAGGACCCGACGGATTTCATGCTGAGGCTCTACTGGCCCCGCGTCTTCGGCGCTTTGAAGGCATTCGAAAAGTTGCCTCCTCTCCGCAACATCATCACCTACGCGGTAGGCACCCCCTTCGGTTTTGGGGCCTTCAACGCCCCTGATATGAGAGAGGCCCTCGAAACCCTTATGAAGGCGGGGGAGAGGTCGGCGGTGATCGCCGACTATACCCGGCGCTATTCCGAGAAGACACGGGAAGCGGGCTTTCCCCTCCAGTTCGGCGCCTTCAGCCAGGCGCCCTTCGACATCCTGAGCGACTATTTCCGGGGAATGAAAGGCTCCATGCTCGACATGTACAGGAGACCCGACAAGGTGCTCAAGGCCTGTGAAAAAATCCTCCCCTTCGCAATCGAGATGGCCAGGGGCGGGGCGAAGATGTCTGGGAACCCCAGAGTTTTCATACCCCTTCACAAGGGGCTCGATGGTTTTATGTCTCAGGACCAGTTTGACCGATTTTTCTGGCCCACGTTAAGAGAGCTCATGGTTACTTTGATTAACGACGGATTGACACCCTGTCCTCTTTGGGAAGGTAACTGCACCAGCCGTTTGGAGGCCATAAAGGATATTCCCGCGGGCAAGGCGATGTATGCCTTCGAGGCTACCGATATCTTCAAGGCAAAGGAGGTCCTGGGCGACAGGATCTGCATCAGGGGCAATGTCCCCCTCTCTCTTCTTGCCACGGGAAAGCCTGAGGACGTGACTGCTTATTGCAAAAAGCTGATCGATGCCGTGGGAAAAGAGGGCGGATATATTATGGATGCCTCGGCAGGACTCGATGACGCGCGGGAAGAGAATGTGGCAGCCATGTTCAAGATTACAAAAGAATATGGAATTTATTGA